In the Bacteroidota bacterium genome, GATATTATTAAAAGTTACTTTATCATAATTAAATACACCACAACTTAAATTTAAAACACCACTGAAATTATACGAAGAAGAAGCTTCAGTATTCGTAACAGCAACATCACTTTTAGCCGGCGCTGCTTTGGCCGTGGTTTCCTCTGTATCGAAAATAGCAATGAGTGTATTCAAATCAATTTTATCGGAGCGGATATCACCGTTTATATTTAATGCCGGTTTGTATTCCGCAGGAAAAACATTTTCAATCCAGTTATTAATGGTAAGATCAACTTTTAAATCGGAGCCTGCAAAATCGATGTTTAATCCGTTCAAATTAACTTCATTATTAATAACAGTCGCCTTACCGGTTGGGATGGAAATTTTATTATCGTTCACCACAAAACTGACATCATTAAATGTGATGGTGCCTGTCGGTTTATTTGTATTGAGCTGACTAGAAAGCGTTTTGATGTTCCCTTTAATATTGATATCATTTAAACCAATTGTCCCTTCCACATCAGATGCATTGCTCATTGCCAGTGGAATAATAAGTGAAGCAGGAAAACTGCCATCTAACAACAAATCGATATTCGGATTACTGAAATTTTTATAATTTAATGATAAGGTTACCGGTAAATTATTTTGTTCTGCTTCAAAATTTAGTATCGAAATATAAGATGAAGCAGCATTGTGTTTTTCGCCGTTGGAATATTTTCCGCTGAACTGCATATTACTCAGTTTACCACCAAATTTTTCATGTTCAATACTCGCACCGTTTACATCAAATGTGATGGTAATTTGAGGTGTTTTGGTGGAAGTATAATTGCCTTTAATGGTGGAAGCGAAATCAATTTTCCCGCGACTTTTATATTTGCTCAGGTTATTGGCGATGGAGCCGGGTAACAATAACATAAGGCCTTCCATACTAATTTTATCGCCGTTGATGGCGAGGTCATAATAATCCTCATCCTTTAAATTAATATTGCCATCAATCAGAAAAGTATTTTTATCGATGGTAATTTTTCCGGCTTCAAAAGCATAATTATCATCCGGAACATTTACGTTGATGCCGGTATTAATATGCGCTTCTTTATTTACAAGGTAAGCCGTTCCGCCAATTTTTATCCGTTTCGATAAAACATTGCCATCCAGTTCCATGAGGTAATTATCTGAAGAAAAATTGCCGGTAAAACCGCAGTCGTGGATCAGCATTTCCACATTTTGCTGATATTTATAATCCAGATACTGAAAATCCACGTTTTCGCAATCCACCTGCTGCAGGTTAATCGAAAAATCGGTTGCACTTTCACCGGTGCTGTCCTTCCAGAATTTATAGTTGATATTCCCTTTTTTGTCGGTAATGAGCTTACAGAACCCATTTTTCACCTTAATATGTTCGATATCGTAATTTCCCTTAAAAATGTCCCAAACGTTAAAAACCAGGCTAATTTCCTCTGCTTCGAGGAAATTCTTCTTGGACGCAGTAAAACTTTCACGGATACCCACGTTATTAAACACCACAGTGGCATCAGGAAAGTTTTTGAGCAGTCTCAGGTGTATATCGTCTTCGCTGAGGGTCACCTCCGTAGCGAGGCTCTTATTGAGTTCCTTTATAAAAAGGCCTTTAATCTGGTCCTCAAACAAAATCGGCACCAGCACAGCAGCCAGCAGCACCACCCCCACAGTAATGCCCAGCGAGATGAGACTCACGCGCAGTATTTTCCGCCATTTCGGCTTTGGTTGGGGGTTTTGGATGCTTTGGTTCTCTTCCACGTTCAAAGTTACAACTCAATGTAAACGTATCTTATTAAAAAAATATATAATTTCTGTGGACAAAATTTGCAAATTGGACACAGCGTTTTATCTTTGCACTCTCGTTTTTGGGAGCATAGCTCAGTTGGTTCAGAGCATCTGCCTTACAAGCAGAGGGTCCTTGGTTCGAATCCAAGTGTTCCCACTAGTTACACAAGGGTTTCAGCGATTTTAAAGCTGGAACCCTTTTTTTATTTGCAAACAATTTGCAAACATTTCGGCTAATCAGCTTGATGCGATAAGCCGTTTCTTATTGTGATATCAATAGTCTTTAAAAACCTAAAACGTGAAAATGTTGTGTTGATTATCAATTACTTATAATAAATTTGGTTTATTAAAGTAAGTTCGTAAATTCGTAAATAAATCAAACCGGACAACATGAAAAAATATTTTCTGCACAATGGAAAAGAACAGGAGGGCCCTTTTTCCCTAGAAGATTTAAAACAAAAAGGCGTCACCTACAAGACTATGGTGTGGTTTGACGGAATCCAAGCGTGGACCGAAGCTCAGTACATTCCCGAACTAAAAGAATTTGCGTCAAGCAGTCCGCCACCATTCACTAAATTAAATCCACTTAAAGAGACAATTGACAAAACAAAGAATGTTCTTAATAGGGACATAGTAAATGAAATTGAAAGTAAAATTCCCGACAAAAGCGGAAAAAAACTTTTCAAATGGGCTGTAATTATACTTGCTGTAATCGGAATAATTGTCATTGGTTCATATGTTATCAAACAGACACCTCTTGCAAGCAATAATGGAAGCCGATCAGCACTTGACTCCTTAGTTGTAATTAATCCGACAGGCTCGGCATATTTTAGCGGCCGTGACAACAAATGGTTACTTAAGGTTAGGGGTGAAGTGTTTAATAAATCTACTACTTGCACATACAAAGACTTTATTATTGAAATAGTTTTTATCGGAGACAAATACTCTTCTTGAAACTATGAATTATACAATTTTCACATCAGTCAAACCGCTTGACAAAGACTATATTTACACGGCATTAAAGGGTGATGCGCGGCAGGTAGTTCAATTCTAAAATGGAAATTAATCGGTGCGACACAGGTGCCTATTATATCAGGACAAAAATAACCTTGCGCTAATGCGGTTTGACAAAAGTAGCGATTCACTGCTCCGGAGACACATTTGTGGTTAATCAAAGTTTGGTTTTACGCATCAACATTTGTGGTTAGAATCGCCACCTGCCCCGAGCAGCAAACCGATATCAGATATTTTGAGAACGCTCCGAACGAACAGTATCGCAATAAATAAAACTTTAACAAAAGAATATGAAAACAGAAAACTTATCATATCGCCCGAGCAGTATGCACGTTGCATCATTGGTCGATTTATATGAAAACGGACGATTAGATTTAAACCCAGACTTTCAAAGGAATTCAGTCTGGACAACAAATGACAGAAAGAAACTTGTAGAAAGCGTTTTGCGAGGTTATCCATTACCCGCAATATTTTTATACAGGTGGGAAGAAAACGGCAAACCTGTTTATTCAGTAATTGACGGCAAACAAAGGATAGAATCAATTTTCAAGTTTATAGGTGTCATACGTGGTGATAGATTTGCCGTTAAAGGTGAATTTAGTTTAGATTCAAAAGAAGGGGATGAAATAGAAGAATTAAAAACAGTAATTGATTGGAATTATTTAAAGAAAATAGAAAAGCAATCAATAATTAATTCTTATGAACTTTACACAATTGAGGTTGATGGGGATATTTCACAAATAATTGACCTATTCGTAAGAATTAATTCTACAGGTAAGTCATTAACATCTGCTGAGAAAAGACACGCAAGAAATTGGAATAATCCATTTTTAGGAACAGCTACTAAAATTGCATTAAAATATGAATCGTATTTTAAAGAATACGGAATATTTAGCATTGGGCAAATTTCAAGAATGAAAGATATTGAATTAATATGTGAAATAATGCTCTCAATACATAATGAGGATTTAATTAATAGAAAAATTGCTTTAGATAAAATTATGAGTAAAGGGTTGACAAACTCTGCAATATTAAAACTAAAAGGAAAAACAGAACAAACATTAAATCTTATAAAAAAGATGTTTCCCGAAATTTATAAAACAAGATTCATTAAATTATCTGACTTTTATGTTCTTGCCTTTTTAATTTCACAATATCAATCTGAAGGTTTAGTTTTG is a window encoding:
- a CDS encoding DUF262 domain-containing protein; the protein is MKTENLSYRPSSMHVASLVDLYENGRLDLNPDFQRNSVWTTNDRKKLVESVLRGYPLPAIFLYRWEENGKPVYSVIDGKQRIESIFKFIGVIRGDRFAVKGEFSLDSKEGDEIEELKTVIDWNYLKKIEKQSIINSYELYTIEVDGDISQIIDLFVRINSTGKSLTSAEKRHARNWNNPFLGTATKIALKYESYFKEYGIFSIGQISRMKDIELICEIMLSIHNEDLINRKIALDKIMSKGLTNSAILKLKGKTEQTLNLIKKMFPEIYKTRFIKLSDFYVLAFLISQYQSEGLVLGDKKRNQLAWDMLVEFDTGVIRVRDKQKKVEGTNESDTIYRDYHLTVSKSTDEISQRRKRKQILDGVLRTIFDKKDSKRLFSSEQRRLIWNTTEERKCKECREPLTWTDFTIDHIKPHSKGGKTEIENASIMCRKCNSSKGNRR
- a CDS encoding DUF4339 domain-containing protein; the protein is MKKYFLHNGKEQEGPFSLEDLKQKGVTYKTMVWFDGIQAWTEAQYIPELKEFASSSPPPFTKLNPLKETIDKTKNVLNRDIVNEIESKIPDKSGKKLFKWAVIILAVIGIIVIGSYVIKQTPLASNNGSRSALDSLVVINPTGSAYFSGRDNKWLLKVRGEVFNKSTTCTYKDFIIEIVFIGDKYSS